The following coding sequences are from one Diachasmimorpha longicaudata isolate KC_UGA_2023 chromosome 6, iyDiaLong2, whole genome shotgun sequence window:
- the Capt gene encoding adenylyl cyclase-associated protein 1 isoform X2, translating to MPYSELKEDGFNVQSDKAIYRHLLKIWKNRCDTEREDHLEELVTRLENVTNRLEVLPTKLFILTQEAGVQTQNFSPKRSDHSSPDTISIESVVELGNRDSEEFSAVPVIMSINDYIDILNGPVAEYLQLSQTIGGDVAPHSKLVEKAFQIQLEFLRTATSSPPANQSEEMALLSPTSLQIQAIQEYREKNRGSQYFNHLSAISESIPALGWVAVSPTPAPYIKEMNDAGQFYTNRVLKDWKEKDKTHVQWCKAWVQILTELQKYVKQHHTTGLVWAKTRSGAPPPPPGAMPPPPPCMPLGDLNSAAGNDDRSALFAQINQGENITKSLKKVTSDMQTHKNSSLRTGPAPFKAPVVSNSSSSPMKIVPPASQPIDKPPVFTRDGKKWLIEYHKGNKDLLIDNPEMNNVVYMYRCQDSTLIVKGKINSIVMDSCRKSSVVFDSVVSSIEFVNCQSVQMQVLGKVPTISIDKTDGCQMYLSPESLNVELISSKSSEMNVMVPKGTEDYVEYPVPEQFKTTVSPKGLNTIAVDALG from the exons ATGCCGTATTCAGAATTGAAAGAAGATGGATTCAATGTGCAGTCAGACAAAGCTATTTACCGGCATTTGTtaaaaatctggaaaaatc GTTGTGATACGGAACGAGAGGATCATCTGGAGGAGTTGGTAACTCGCTTGGAGAACGTGACTAATCGTCTTGAAGTGCTTCCcacgaaattatttattttgactcAGGAAGCAGGTGTTCAAACTCAGAATTTCTCGCCAAAGAGATCCGATCACTCCAGCCCAGATACAATCTCCATCGAGAGCGTTGTAGAACTAGGAAATCGTGATTCTGAAGAGTTCAGCGCTGTTCCAGTCATCATGTCGATTAACGATTACATTGATATTCTCAATGGACCTGTTGCCGAGTACTTGCAGCTGAGCCAAACAATTGGAGGTGATGTTGCTCCCCACAGTAAGCTCGTGGAAAAAGCTTTCCA GATTCAACTGGAATTTCTGCGGACGGCGACTAGTAGTCCCCCTGCGAATCAGTCAGAGGAAATGGCCCTCCTGTCCCCTACGTCTTTGCAAATACAAGCAATCCAAGAGTATCGTGAAAAGAATCGTGGCTCCCAATACTTTAATCACTTATCGGCAATAAGCGAGAGTATTCCTGCGCTTGGATGGGTTGCGGTATCTCCAACTCCTGCTCCGTATATTAAAGAGATGAACGACGCCGGACAGTTCTACACCAATCGTGTGCTCAAAGACTGGAAGGAGAAGGACAAGACGCACGTTCAGTGGTGCAAGGCGTGGGTACAGATTCTGACTGAATTGCAAAAATACGTCAAGCAGCACCACACAACGGGGCTTGTCTGGGCTAAGACTCGCTCGGGCGCACCTCCACCACCCCCTGGTGCGATGCCACCACCGCCACCGTGCATGCCTCTGGGCGATTTAAATTCAGCAGCAGGTAATGACGACAGGAGTGCGCTGTTTGCCCAGATTAACCAGGGCGAGAATATCACCAAGAGTCTTAAGAAAGTTACGTCGGACATGCAGACACATAAGAATTCCTCGTTGAGGACCGGTCCGGCGCCGTTCAAAGCACCGGTCGTTTCGAATTCGAGCAGTTCACCAATGAAAATTGTACCTCCAGCCAGTCAGCCCATTGACAAACCCCCAGTTTTCACGCGGGATGGGAAAAAATGGCTCATA GAATACCACAAGGGCAATAAAGATCTCCTTATTGACAACCCGGAAATGAACAACGTCGTTTACATGTACCGATGCCAGGATAGCACCCTGATTGTCAAAGGGAAGATTAATTCAATTGTCATGGATTCATGCCGCAAATCTTCAGTTGTATTCGACTCTGTTGTCTCCAGTATTGAATTTGTTAATTGCCAAAGCGTACAAATGCAG GTTCTTGGAAAAGTACCGACAATTTCAATAGACAAGACTGACGGCTGCCAGATGTACCTCAGCCCTGAGTCTTTGAATGTTGAGCTCATTAGCAGCAAATCCAGTGAAATGAATGTAATGGTACCAAAAGGAACTGAGGATTAC GTGGAGTACCCAGTGCCAGAGCAATTCAAGACCACCGTAAGCCCTAAGGGACTCAACACAATAGCAGTTGACGCACTCGGCTAA
- the Capt gene encoding adenylyl cyclase-associated protein 1 isoform X1 codes for MFSCCACTKKSKKADVKKTTGKRQDDAEGEDEVGSPEADDGGMITEKLNGDTRDAETALENDDDDVDKVDIIESKSLPSEDVSELAEESVKLEEEKQLNLSLGNRQPGSPKKACLFEAPAYIERTIKDGPDEDGDDSVFENSLHADKPVCEQEPRSDKHIIRWLSQDDDDGVDEGRGGLLEPPATPVAKDELALRRHRFFSDFIDATKNTAEHRVRFDPLGPLIHPGCDTEREDHLEELVTRLENVTNRLEVLPTKLFILTQEAGVQTQNFSPKRSDHSSPDTISIESVVELGNRDSEEFSAVPVIMSINDYIDILNGPVAEYLQLSQTIGGDVAPHSKLVEKAFQIQLEFLRTATSSPPANQSEEMALLSPTSLQIQAIQEYREKNRGSQYFNHLSAISESIPALGWVAVSPTPAPYIKEMNDAGQFYTNRVLKDWKEKDKTHVQWCKAWVQILTELQKYVKQHHTTGLVWAKTRSGAPPPPPGAMPPPPPCMPLGDLNSAAGNDDRSALFAQINQGENITKSLKKVTSDMQTHKNSSLRTGPAPFKAPVVSNSSSSPMKIVPPASQPIDKPPVFTRDGKKWLIEYHKGNKDLLIDNPEMNNVVYMYRCQDSTLIVKGKINSIVMDSCRKSSVVFDSVVSSIEFVNCQSVQMQVLGKVPTISIDKTDGCQMYLSPESLNVELISSKSSEMNVMVPKGTEDYVEYPVPEQFKTTVSPKGLNTIAVDALG; via the exons atgttctcctGCTGTGCTTGCACCAAGAAATCGAAGAAAGCTGATGTGAAAAAGACGACAGGTAAACGTCAGGATGATGCAGAGGGTGAGGATGAAGTGGGAAGTCCGGAGGCTGATGATGGTGGGATGATTACTGAGAAGTTGAATGGCGATACCAGAGATGCTGAGACAGCATTGGAGAACGACGATGACGATGTTGATAAGGTGGACATTATTGAATCGAAGTCCCTGCCTTCGGAGGACGTTTCGGAATTGGCTGAGGAGTCTGTGAAGCTGGAGGAGGAGAAGCAGCTGAACCTCTCTCTGGGGAATAGACAGCCAGGATCGCCCAAGAAGGCTTGTCTATTCGAAGCTCCTGCGTACATAGAGAGAACCATCAAGGACGGCCCGGACGAAGATGGAGATGACTCCGTCTTCGAGAATTCGCTACACGCCGATAAGCCAG TTTGCGAACAGGAACCGAGATCAGACAAGCACATTATAAGGTGGCTATCgcaggatgatgatgatggagtTGATGAAGGGCGCGGGGGATTGCTGGAGCCACCGGCGACACCAGTTGCTAAGGATGAACTGGCGTTGAGGAGGcacagatttttttctgacttCATCGACGCCACGAAGAATACGGCAGAACACAGAGTGAGATTCGATCCACTCGGTCCATTGATTCATCCTG GTTGTGATACGGAACGAGAGGATCATCTGGAGGAGTTGGTAACTCGCTTGGAGAACGTGACTAATCGTCTTGAAGTGCTTCCcacgaaattatttattttgactcAGGAAGCAGGTGTTCAAACTCAGAATTTCTCGCCAAAGAGATCCGATCACTCCAGCCCAGATACAATCTCCATCGAGAGCGTTGTAGAACTAGGAAATCGTGATTCTGAAGAGTTCAGCGCTGTTCCAGTCATCATGTCGATTAACGATTACATTGATATTCTCAATGGACCTGTTGCCGAGTACTTGCAGCTGAGCCAAACAATTGGAGGTGATGTTGCTCCCCACAGTAAGCTCGTGGAAAAAGCTTTCCA GATTCAACTGGAATTTCTGCGGACGGCGACTAGTAGTCCCCCTGCGAATCAGTCAGAGGAAATGGCCCTCCTGTCCCCTACGTCTTTGCAAATACAAGCAATCCAAGAGTATCGTGAAAAGAATCGTGGCTCCCAATACTTTAATCACTTATCGGCAATAAGCGAGAGTATTCCTGCGCTTGGATGGGTTGCGGTATCTCCAACTCCTGCTCCGTATATTAAAGAGATGAACGACGCCGGACAGTTCTACACCAATCGTGTGCTCAAAGACTGGAAGGAGAAGGACAAGACGCACGTTCAGTGGTGCAAGGCGTGGGTACAGATTCTGACTGAATTGCAAAAATACGTCAAGCAGCACCACACAACGGGGCTTGTCTGGGCTAAGACTCGCTCGGGCGCACCTCCACCACCCCCTGGTGCGATGCCACCACCGCCACCGTGCATGCCTCTGGGCGATTTAAATTCAGCAGCAGGTAATGACGACAGGAGTGCGCTGTTTGCCCAGATTAACCAGGGCGAGAATATCACCAAGAGTCTTAAGAAAGTTACGTCGGACATGCAGACACATAAGAATTCCTCGTTGAGGACCGGTCCGGCGCCGTTCAAAGCACCGGTCGTTTCGAATTCGAGCAGTTCACCAATGAAAATTGTACCTCCAGCCAGTCAGCCCATTGACAAACCCCCAGTTTTCACGCGGGATGGGAAAAAATGGCTCATA GAATACCACAAGGGCAATAAAGATCTCCTTATTGACAACCCGGAAATGAACAACGTCGTTTACATGTACCGATGCCAGGATAGCACCCTGATTGTCAAAGGGAAGATTAATTCAATTGTCATGGATTCATGCCGCAAATCTTCAGTTGTATTCGACTCTGTTGTCTCCAGTATTGAATTTGTTAATTGCCAAAGCGTACAAATGCAG GTTCTTGGAAAAGTACCGACAATTTCAATAGACAAGACTGACGGCTGCCAGATGTACCTCAGCCCTGAGTCTTTGAATGTTGAGCTCATTAGCAGCAAATCCAGTGAAATGAATGTAATGGTACCAAAAGGAACTGAGGATTAC GTGGAGTACCCAGTGCCAGAGCAATTCAAGACCACCGTAAGCCCTAAGGGACTCAACACAATAGCAGTTGACGCACTCGGCTAA
- the Capt gene encoding adenylyl cyclase-associated protein 1 isoform X3: MSINDYIDILNGPVAEYLQLSQTIGGDVAPHSKLVEKAFQIQLEFLRTATSSPPANQSEEMALLSPTSLQIQAIQEYREKNRGSQYFNHLSAISESIPALGWVAVSPTPAPYIKEMNDAGQFYTNRVLKDWKEKDKTHVQWCKAWVQILTELQKYVKQHHTTGLVWAKTRSGAPPPPPGAMPPPPPCMPLGDLNSAAGNDDRSALFAQINQGENITKSLKKVTSDMQTHKNSSLRTGPAPFKAPVVSNSSSSPMKIVPPASQPIDKPPVFTRDGKKWLIEYHKGNKDLLIDNPEMNNVVYMYRCQDSTLIVKGKINSIVMDSCRKSSVVFDSVVSSIEFVNCQSVQMQVLGKVPTISIDKTDGCQMYLSPESLNVELISSKSSEMNVMVPKGTEDYVEYPVPEQFKTTVSPKGLNTIAVDALG, translated from the exons ATGTCGATTAACGATTACATTGATATTCTCAATGGACCTGTTGCCGAGTACTTGCAGCTGAGCCAAACAATTGGAGGTGATGTTGCTCCCCACAGTAAGCTCGTGGAAAAAGCTTTCCA GATTCAACTGGAATTTCTGCGGACGGCGACTAGTAGTCCCCCTGCGAATCAGTCAGAGGAAATGGCCCTCCTGTCCCCTACGTCTTTGCAAATACAAGCAATCCAAGAGTATCGTGAAAAGAATCGTGGCTCCCAATACTTTAATCACTTATCGGCAATAAGCGAGAGTATTCCTGCGCTTGGATGGGTTGCGGTATCTCCAACTCCTGCTCCGTATATTAAAGAGATGAACGACGCCGGACAGTTCTACACCAATCGTGTGCTCAAAGACTGGAAGGAGAAGGACAAGACGCACGTTCAGTGGTGCAAGGCGTGGGTACAGATTCTGACTGAATTGCAAAAATACGTCAAGCAGCACCACACAACGGGGCTTGTCTGGGCTAAGACTCGCTCGGGCGCACCTCCACCACCCCCTGGTGCGATGCCACCACCGCCACCGTGCATGCCTCTGGGCGATTTAAATTCAGCAGCAGGTAATGACGACAGGAGTGCGCTGTTTGCCCAGATTAACCAGGGCGAGAATATCACCAAGAGTCTTAAGAAAGTTACGTCGGACATGCAGACACATAAGAATTCCTCGTTGAGGACCGGTCCGGCGCCGTTCAAAGCACCGGTCGTTTCGAATTCGAGCAGTTCACCAATGAAAATTGTACCTCCAGCCAGTCAGCCCATTGACAAACCCCCAGTTTTCACGCGGGATGGGAAAAAATGGCTCATA GAATACCACAAGGGCAATAAAGATCTCCTTATTGACAACCCGGAAATGAACAACGTCGTTTACATGTACCGATGCCAGGATAGCACCCTGATTGTCAAAGGGAAGATTAATTCAATTGTCATGGATTCATGCCGCAAATCTTCAGTTGTATTCGACTCTGTTGTCTCCAGTATTGAATTTGTTAATTGCCAAAGCGTACAAATGCAG GTTCTTGGAAAAGTACCGACAATTTCAATAGACAAGACTGACGGCTGCCAGATGTACCTCAGCCCTGAGTCTTTGAATGTTGAGCTCATTAGCAGCAAATCCAGTGAAATGAATGTAATGGTACCAAAAGGAACTGAGGATTAC GTGGAGTACCCAGTGCCAGAGCAATTCAAGACCACCGTAAGCCCTAAGGGACTCAACACAATAGCAGTTGACGCACTCGGCTAA
- the LOC135163703 gene encoding uncharacterized protein LOC135163703: MALWNRKIHWQFGGNVQPVRMICEVDWKSCPFTILNYLWSETVTDVIDYVTGTDGILWRVIISVCCMLLVLYTFWSKITEIIGNIMTEYVFNGINFKLKSLEMRVNVLAYRMQYGSWPLPHIDKNSEIIRIEDRPEDLFTLDSPNSGCTRSTHECISKPHNLKLQLNDPATCDGPSNAVRNEDSVTRKSYPRRKCCNKCVKGLQSHKNLLNTKCQVREIRKSMGIQCQSSDELNDDEGQVEIPLKLLSSSPNISKLFRSTRITLNKVRQRLESLHTVLKIYRNEQGVSLTRKKTVSEVNLLDNFLQKLSDFQAGTAQSYDPPVDNISDDLVTLQKNLYTPEAEENKLIKLDGQGQCNEQFSDSLNLPGSGYSANEHNCAENEMKVMERDNAMLSGDEETIEDSGDSVLTASKKGYPSQPLDSIIEEQSGNSGNEVPPDGNEDHDNQKGEPRVNNPYKNPESNNEDKNEPGYSKNSVEDTVPSTTLQQTTSIITAEESQQSQELSNEKKNEDTRNVEMAGESDSLRVNIPQIEIKHADCVDDTDDGGCLREKNIITCPSTRTEEIIPNDSTIGRDSSCSEFMKLENIKFTALTEIENSWTTELFGDERLPYSEPLALKNSFTGINFTINVLSNEFREGIARLGDVVDPPMLNYPERINEEMKNTREPKLELVTAKNIADEGHLSLILSSTSIDSSIEGPNRKEGQSRERSDLDLSRVKRNTVKNNMSKSSTELSSRRSKSYAARRTSEMSSKRPSTPQISLNSTHRRSKINEQNRSASLDCIQREVPPKSRSKSGIPVLKSRFNDASTRRSRDRCNPVRTPSITSKTSQILTARDSSKKSITLSPNEESLTHNSEEQTIIYINIINESHNNPVKMENTEEFSDYIKENIFKIRGLTEYIKNSGVSKIVTIVCSGDSQSADSHSQEAEMISQRKFVIDTNSLV, translated from the exons ATGGCTTTATGGAATCGCAAAATTCATTGGCAATTCG GCGGAAATGTCCAACCTGTTCGCATGATTTGCGAAGTCGATTGGAAATCTTGTCCTTTTACAATTCTAAATTATCTCTGGTCTGAGACTGTCACTGATGTCATTGACTACGTCACTGGTACGGATGGAATATTATGGCGG GTCATCATTTCGGTCTGCTGCATGCTGCTCGTCCTCTACACTTTCTGGTCGAAAATTACAGAGATAATCGGTAATATCATGACGGAATACGTATTCAATGGGATAAATTTCAAGCTCAAGAGTCTTGAAATGAGAGTGAATGTCCTGGCCTACAGAATGCAGTACGGATCTTGGCCCCTTCCTCACATAGATAAGAATTCAGAAATAATCAGAATAGAGGATCGTCCGGAGGATTTGTTTACCCTCGACAGCCCTAACTCCGGTTGCACTAGATCCACGCACGAATGTATCTCGAAACCCCATAATTTAAAGCTTCAGCTCAACGACCCAGCAACCTGTGACGGGCCTTCAAACGCAGTTCGTAATGAGGATTCTGTCACAAGAAAGAGTTACCCCCGGCGAAAATGCTGTAATAAATGCGTCAAAGGACTCCAATCACACAAAAACCTATTGAATACAAAATGTCAGGTTCGAGAAATTAGAAAGTCGATGGGGATTCAATGTCAATCGAGTGACGAATTGAATGACGACGAGGGGCAGGTGGAGATCCCCCTGAAGCTCCTTAGCAGTTCTCCAAACATTTCCAAACTGTTTAGATCTACAAGAATCACATTAAACAAGGTGCGTCAGCGATTAGAGAGCCTTCACACAGTTTTGAAAATATACAGGAACGAACAAGGGGTCAGTTTgaccagaaaaaaaacagttAGCGAAGTGAATTTACTGGacaattttctccaaaaacTCAGTGACTTTCAGGCTGGTACTGCTCAAAGCTATGATCCTCCAGTCGACAACATTTCTGATGATTTAGTCACGTTGCAAAAAAATCTTTATACCCCTGAGGcggaggaaaataaattaattaaattggatGGGCAAGGTCAGTGCAACGAACAATTTTCGGACAGTCTAAATCTACCAGGTTCGGGGTATTCTGCCAACGAACATAACTGCGCTGAGAACGAAATGAAAGTGATGGAAAGGGACAATGCGATGCTCTCTGGGGACGAGGAAACTATCGAGGATTCAGGGGATTCAGTGCTTACCGCTTCAAAAAAGGGCTATCCATCGCAGCCACTTGATAGTATAATCGAGGAGCAGTCCGGAAATAGTGGTAATGAAGTCCCCCCTGACGGCAATGAAGATCACGATAACCAGAAAGGAGAACCAAGGGTGAATAATCCATATAAAAATCCGGAATCAAATAATGAAGACAAAAATGAACCTGGATATTCTAAGAACTCCGTGGAAGATACTGTACCATCGACCACATTGCAACAGACCACTTCAATAATCACGGCTGAGGAGAGTCAGCAATCTCAGGAAttgtcgaatgaaaaaaaaaacgaagacaCGAGAAATGTAGAAATGGCAGGTGAGAGTGATTCACTAAGGGTGAATATTCCACAGATAGAAATAAAACATGCAGACTGCGTGGACGATACTGATGATGGTGGATGTCTCCGAGAAAAGAACATAATCACTTGCCCGAGCACTCGGACTGAGGAAATTATACCAAATGATTCGACCATTGGGAGAGACAGCAGTTGCTCAGAGTTCATGAAAttggagaatataaaattcacAGCTCTAACCGAAATCGAGAATTCATGGACGACTGAATTATTCGGGGATGAACGTTTGCCCTACAGTGAGCCAttggcattaaaaaattctttcacgGGGATCAACTTCACGATTAATGTATTGTCCAACGAATTTCGAGAGGGAATAGCACGTCTGGGGGACGTGGTTGATCCTCCTATGTTAAATTATCCCGAAAGAAtcaatgaagaaatgaaaaatacacgTGAACCCAAGTTGGAATTAGTGACTGCTAAAAATATTGCTGACGAGGGCCATTTGTCGTTGATCTTATCCAGCACTTCCATTGACAGCAGTATCGAGGGGCCGAACCGCAAGGAAGGTCAATCCCGAGAAAGAAGTGACCTTGACTTGAGTCGCGTAAAGCGTAATaccgtaaaaaataatatgagtAAAAGCAGTACTGAATTGTCCTCGCGCAGAAGTAAGTCGTATGCAGCCCGCAGAACGTCTGAGATGTCCTCCAAGCGGCCAAGTACGCCGCAGATTTCCCTAAACTCAACGCATCGAAGATCGAAAATTAACGAGCAAAACAGAAGCGCAAGTTTAGACTGCATTCAAAGAGAAGTTCCTCCGAAATCTAGATCCAAGTCGGGAATTCCTGTTTTGAAGTCTAGGTTCAACGACGCTTCCACGAGAAGAAGCAGAGATCGTTGCAATCCTGTCAGGACTCCCTCGATCACATCGAAAACGTCACAAATTTTAACTGCTAGGGATTCcagtaaaaaatcaataacctTGAGCCCAAATGAGGAAAGTCTGACGCATAATTCGGAGGAACAAACGATTATCTACATAAACATCATAAATGAATCACACAACAATCCAGTGAAGATGGAAAATACCGAAGAGTTTTCGGATTATATCAAAGAGAACATCTTTAAAATCCGGGGATTAACAGAATATATCAAAAACTCGGGAGTTTCAAAAATCGTGACAATCGTGTGCTCTGGTGACTCTCAAAGTGCCGACAGTCACTCACAAGAGGCGGAAATGATTTCTCAAAGAAAATTCGTTATCGATACCAACAGCCTCgtatga
- the LOC135163733 gene encoding prohormone-3, producing the protein MIMMKSSIFCTLVVLGILEMNGEVEAWGGLFNRFTPEMLSNLGYGGQGGGYRPSSLQRPLVGNYGNDFGDGLQFVGDDDSCNHRPCGRNEYCCPGQICLANDADGGPEGTCYYFRGLKQGELCVRDNDCETGLMCGDVPGGDTRSCQPPVTSNKQYSEECLMSRECDITRGLCCQVQRRHRQATRKVCSYFKDPLVCIGPVATDQIKSIVQYTSGEKRITQGQHNRNLLYKRGLYI; encoded by the exons ATGATCATGATGAAGAGCAGCATTTTTTGTACGCTCGTTGTCCTGGGAATTCTGGAGATGAATGGAGAGGTTGAGGCCTGGGGTGGTCTCTTCAATCGTTTCACACCGGAAATGCTGTCAAATCTCGGGTATGGTGGACAGGGGGGCGGATACAGACCCAGTTCGCTTCAG CGTCCACTGGTCGGTAATTACGGCAACGATTTCGGTGATGGTCTGCAGTTTGTCGGCGATGATGACTCCTGCAATCACAGGCCCTGCGGACGTAATGAATACTGTTGTCCTGGACAAATATGTCTGGCCAATGACGCTGACGGTG GCCCCGAAGGCACTTGCTACTACTTCCGAGGCTTGAAACAGGGTGAACTCTGTGTGAGGGATAATGATTGTGAGACGGGGCTCATGTGTGGTGATGTCCCCGGTGGCGACACAAGATCCTGTCAGCCTCCGGTAACGTCCAACAAGCAGTACA GTGAAGAATGCCTCATGTCAAGGGAATGCGATATTACCAGAGGTCTGTGTTGTCAGGTCCAACGTCGTCATCGTCAAGCGACAAGGAAAGTCTGCTCTTATTTCAAAGATCCACTGGTCTGCATTGGACCGGTTGCAACTGATCAAATAAAGTCAATTGTTCAGTACACATCCGGTGAGAAGCGAATTACTCAGGGACAGCACAATCGTAATCTTCTCTATAAGCGTGGATTATACATTTAA